In Lodderomyces elongisporus chromosome 1, complete sequence, a genomic segment contains:
- the rga1 gene encoding Rho-type GTPase activating protein Rga1 (BUSCO:EOG09260CKC), whose translation MEHPGRKQQTQPDRNKEFHLPSRQQDWTLNRTEVVAPEPVLPRTAAATIDSSYSRHSRSRSQNNDLHSSSRQRIFYPQHHDQPSSPSPLLSSPAPLYQRGTFSPIPSAAPPQSPRDIKLKSKPPNPNPNLNSNPNPNQPWTTLIPPLPNRNPKQKDELSVYSSSSQSTKSSRDPSQRHSIAISPTPEARQVPKDKDPVVLPVPRKKSRKVCRKCGLEITGQFVRALQNAFHVQCFTCHECGVQCSAKFFPHEIPANVNGSETAIQVPLCEYDYFKRLDLICFNCDSALRGPYITALGNKYHLEHFKCSVCQHVFDTDESYYEHENNILCHYHYSKLYASHCEGCQSSIIKQFVELFRGGRTQHWHPECFMVHKFWNVNITADSVGLQELYGWSNELLTNLRQVKLSDTSIDSNQLITMEQHIEQVVMSCWLRLSGYEQVTAGCISDMLLNACTANKFSGLVVTGKLMLCVEVLFNALDSVMERCQKAQSYMQAQTPSQASITLSKADTQDSLESSFFQQLRKEPRNITGKIMSYLAILRKSTNISSSGSLSAELLAVITGCAHYLKLLIRIGLKDALLLNKTYGTSEALDEFLNDISQYEEIANVSAENVGDAKHFIESLSVPSGSTDACIKCSKSVEKACIKFQNDRWHLKCFTCYHCHREVSHEASECRRTRDNQILCKNCIDEGIGENVSIKGFSHVSDLSQLVYLLKIALQRSKSVMCIDFDKAAAPLGEEQQARPDIERATYVQTLDDVTRLRSSRSSQKLSKSVKKRARKSVIITAPEANYAQEDIIRTKEDGSPQSSLEIAYSNSKSNLSSHNKNNNNNNNTNFTRKESGASQLSFEGEETFVARKELQIRDEPQRQLTSVQLDRTSDLLKNEKSLTLDDIPRIVAAEQARDQRPNAFKHHNKLYQRSSSHMLKSGGHGSAGGAGASTATTPSSALNHILNTSLQQKEEPSDRQIFYSELSKRNHFIIRHIAIEALCEMNKELVKDDLVAHIQTRKQLTFWEKLRIGGANTKEKTNGVFGIELSVLTKKFGVDSDLGVGPSKLRIPIVIDDVINALKQKDMSVEGIFRLNGNIKKLRELTEQINSNPAKSPDFSNQSAVQLAALMKKWLRELPTPLLTYDLNDLWIMSQSNPTAEGRKRILQLAYCLLPRDHRNLLEVLLYFFSWVASFAEVDEESGSKMDTHNLATVIAPNILFTKQSSNQTEQGDNYFLAIEVVNQLIENHEELSIIPTDILQTFDACGFDANDKSLSSKEIFAQLDSLYKEEKM comes from the coding sequence ATGGAACACCCAGGtcgaaaacaacaaactcaGCCGGACCGAAACAAAGAGTTTCATTTGCCATCTAGACAACAGGATTGGACTTTGAATCGAACGGAGGTGGTTGCACCAGAGCCAGTGTTACCAAGGACTGCCGCAGCCACAATCGACTCATCCTATAGTAGACACTCGCGGTCGAGGTCACAAAATAATGACTTACATCTGTCTTCGAGGCAACGAATATTTTATCCTCAACACCATGATCAACCGTCATCACCATCGCCGTTGTTGTCTTCACCGGCTCCGTTGTATCAACGAGGAACTTTCTCACCAATTCCGTCTGCTGCACCGCCTCAGTCGCCGAGGGACATTAAATTGAAATCGAAACCACCAAACCCAAACCCAAATCTAAATTCAAACCCCAACCCAAACCAGCCATGGACTACATTAATTCCACCATTACCCAATAGGAacccaaaacaaaaggatgAACTTAGTGTGTATAGCTCGTCAAGTCAAAGCACCAAGCTGAGCCGCGATCCTTCGCAAAGACATTCGATTGCAATATCACCCACTCCAGAGGCAAGGCAGGTTccaaaagataaagacCCTGTTGTATTGCCCGTTCCTAGAAAAAAGTCACGAAAAGTTTGTCGGAAATGTGGGCTTGAAATTACAGGACAATTTGTGAGAGCTTTGCAAAACGCTTTTCACGTGCAGTGTTTCACTTGTCACGAGTGTGGTGTGCAATGCTCTGCAAAGTTTTTCCCACATGAAATCCCAGCAAATGTAAATGGCAGCGAGACTGCTATACAAGTGCCACTTTGCGAATATGACTATTTCAAGCGCTTGgatttaatttgttttaattGCGACAGTGCTTTAAGAGGACCCTATATCACTGCTTTGGGCAATAAATACCACCTCGAGCACTTTAAATGTTCAGTTTGTCAACATGTGTTTGATACGGATGAGAGCTACTATGAGCACGAGAACAATATCTTGTGCCATTATCACTATTCAAAACTATATGCTTCACATTGTGAGGGTTGTCAGTCATCTATAATAAAGCAATTTGTTGAACTTTTCCGTGGCGGTAGAACCCAACATTGGCATCCTGAATGTTTTATGGTTCATAAGTTTTGGAACGTGAATATAACAGCCGACTCAGTGGGTCTTCAAGAGCTTTATGGCTGGTCAAACGAATTGCTCACCAATCTACGGCAAGTCAAATTATCAGATACTTCTATCGATTCCAACCAGCTAATTACAATGGAGCAACATATTGAGCAAGTGGTTATGAGCTGCTGGCTACGACTTTCTGGGTATGAGCAAGTCACTGCAGGATGCATTTCAGATATGCTATTGAATGCCTGCACTGCCAATAAGTTTAGCGGATTAGTGGTTACTGGGAAATTAATGCTTTGTGTTGAGGTTTTATTTAATGCTTTGGATTCAGTTATGGAAAGATGCCAAAAGGCACAATCTTATATGCAAGCACAAACACCACTGCAAGCTTCTATTACTCTACTGAAAGCCGATACTCAAGACTCACTCGAGTCGTCCTTTTTTCAGCAATTGAGAAAAGAGCCTAGGAATATCACCGGGAAAATCATGAGTTACTTGGCAATTTTACGTAAATCAACCAACATTTCAAGCTCTGGTAGCTTGTCTGCAGAATTACTAGCAGTAATTACTGGATGTGCACATTACCTCAAACTATTGATTCGAATTGGTCTTAAGGACGCGCTATTATTGAACAAGACATACGGCACTTCAGAGGCACTAGACGAATTCTTAAATGATATATCTCAATACGAGGAGATTGCCAACGTGAGTGCGGAAAATGTGGGAGATGCTAAACATTTTATTGAATCGCTTTCTGTTCCACTGGGATCTACAGATGCTTGTATCAAGTGTCTGAAGAGTGTAGAAAAGGCATGCATTAAATTTCAAAACGATCGATGGCATTTGAAGTGCTTTACTTGTTACCATTGCCACAGGGAAGTTTCACATGAAGCAAGCGAATGTCGGAGGACTCGCGATAATCAAATTTTGTGTAAAAACTGTATTGATGAAGGTATCGGCGAAAACGTTAGTATAAAGGGGTTTTCACACGTGTCAGACCTTAGTCAATTAGTGTATCTACTAAAGATTGCATTGCAAAGATCCAAGTCGGTAATGTGCATTGACTTTGACAAAGCTGCTGCACCTTTAGGCGAAGAGCAGCAAGCAAGACCAGATATTGAACGTGCCACCTACGTACAAACTTTAGACGATGTCACTCGTTTACGAAGCAGTCGACTGAGCCAAAAGCTTTCAAAGTCTGTGAAGAAGCGGGCAAGAAAATCAGTTATAATTACTGCACCCGAAGCAAATTATGCGCAAGAAGATATAATTCGTACAAAAGAGGATGGTTCTCCACAAAGTTCTTTGGAGATAGCCTatagcaacagcaaaagtAATTTGAGTAGccacaacaaaaacaataacaacaacaacaacactaaTTTCACTCGCAAAGAAAGTGGAGCGTCTCAACTTTCGTTCGAAGGAGAAGAGACATTTGTTGCGAGAAAAGAATTGCAAATTAGAGACGAGCCACAACGCCAACTAACGTCGGTGCAGTTGGATAGGACTTCAGACCTATTGAAAAATGAGAAATCATTGACATTGGATGATATTCCTCGAATCGTTGCTGCAGAACAAGCCAGGGACCAACGACCCAATGCATTCAAACACCATAATAAATTGTATCAAAGAAGTAGTTCCCATATGTTGAAAAGCGGAGGCCATGGATCTGCAGGCGGAGCAGGTGCATCAACAGCTACAACTCCAAGTAGTGCATTGAATCATATATTGAACACCAGTTTGcagcaaaaagaagagcCCAGCGATAGACAGATTTTTTACTCAGAACTTTCCAAAAGGAACCATTTCATCATTAGGCATATTGCAATCGAAGCATTGTGTGAGATGAATAAAGAGTTGGTAAAGGATGACTTAGTTGCTCATATTCAAACCAGAAAACAGCTTACATTTTGGGAAAAATTGAGAATAGGTGGGGCAAAtactaaagaaaaaaccaaCGGAGTTTTTGGTATTGAATTGAGTGTTTTGACTAAAAAGTTTGGGGTGGATTCCGATCTAGGCGTGGGACCTTCTAAATTGAGGATACCTATAGTGATTGATGATGTGATTAATGCTTTAAAGCAAAAGGATATGTCTGTGGAGGGTATATTTAGGTTGAATGGTAACATCAAGAAGTTGCGTGAGCTCACAGAGCAAATAAACTCGAATCCTGCCAAATCTCCGGATTTTAGCAATCAAAGCGCTGTTCAACTTGCAGCgttgatgaagaaatgGTTGCGTGAGCTTCCAACACCATTACTAACATATGATTTGAATGACTTGTGGATCATGTCGCAATCAAACCCTACAGCAGAAGGCCGCAAAagaattttgcaattggcaTATTGTTTATTACCACGTGATCACCGCAACTTACTAGAAGTTCTTTTATACTTTTTCAGTTGGGTTGCCTCATTTGCCGAAGTCGACGAGGAAAGTGGTTCGAAAATGGATACCCACAATCTCGCTACGGTTATCGCTCCAAATATATTGTTTACTAAACAGTCTTCGAATCAAACTGAGCAAGGAGACAATTACTTTCTCGCCATTGAAGTTGTTAATCAGTTGATTGAGAACCATGAGGAATTGAGTATCATACCAACAGATATTTTACAAACATTTGATGCATGCGGATTTGATGCAAATGATAAGCTGTTATCATCAAAGGAGATTTTTGCTCAATTAGATAGTCTATATAAGGAAGAGAAGATGTAA
- the SWC4 gene encoding swr complex subunit (BUSCO:EOG09262OLP): protein MSANDVLDVLDIQRDDKGPAKKRQKLASPAVDANQKPLTGMARELYNLMGPNTAPISVTPSNTKEKRKFKPSPWTRISFKPKESDVEFRHWVKGSESLLTQEDQLSKPYFFDKFNVEVEIPELVEESVYEELMRIDAEKESKEVESRKEEDKKEEENKKEVENKKKEENKKEVENKRKEENKKEEENTKEEVNTKEEVNTKEGETRKEEEEKKKEVNKKEEETKKNEENKKEEENTKEEENTKEGETKKEEEEKEKEETKEEQESKKKENDEAKETPAEKNENSELKSSKDTDTQASSTENPTDKNSQTNSLQTESNTTKLTKPWTYTETKELFDLCRTFELKWPIVYDRFSSTGRSLEDLKQHFYTVCSKILQRSETPNKNLLDSLQSFSKEKEIERKQYLENLLLRTPAEIAEEESLVIEARRFELAAKKMLMERSNLLVLLDSPQSAHNVAQYQSSQGITNLYNNLMLYDKQQKKKQSQKVSAPDPVPPPIPPAASSSFKRERTFQTSLQQYLSNMLKQNYHTTAAMKQEAGAIHDLLLRKLTQKEEEAYGLHYHGTEKLTPGVSLRSQQRLPGLQQKQSVLKSVSALLQELDIPTGGGSAMRPIMPTRKTMAKYDELLRAMVTLLDLKKARDKLEAEIGLIKSQRDLQ from the coding sequence ATGTCAGCGAATGATGTGTTAGATGTACTTGATATTCAAAGGGACGATAAAGGTCCTGCTAAAAAGCGTCAGAAGTTGGCTTCCCCCGCAGTCGATGCCAATCAAAAACCATTAACTGGAATGGCTCGTGAACTTTATAATCTCATGGGGCCAAACACAGCACCTATTAGCGTGACCCCCTCAAATACTAAGGAGAAGAGGAAGTTTAAACCCAGTCCATGGACTAGAATAAGTTTCAAACCCAAAGAGCTGGATGTTGAGTTTCGACATTGGGTCAAAGGGTCAGAGAGTTTACTTACTCAGGAAGACCAGCTACTGAAACCATATTTCTTCGATAAATTCAATGTCGAAGTCGAGATTCCAGAACTAGTTGAGGAATCAGTTTATGAAGAACTTATGAGGATTGATGCTGAAAAGGAAAGTAAAGAAGTGGAGTCGAGAAAGGAGGAGgataagaaagaagaggagaataaaaaagaggtagagaataagaaaaaagaggagaatAAGAAAGAGGTAGAGaataagagaaaagaggagaataagaaagaggaagagaatacaaaagaagaagtgaatacgaaagaagaagtgaatacaaaagaaggagagactagaaaggaagaggaggaaaagaagaaagaggtgaataagaaagaagaagagactaagaaaaatgaagagaataagaaagaggaagagaatacaaaagaagaggagaatacaaaagaaggagagactaaaaaggaagaggaggaaaaggagaaagaggagacaaaagaagaacaggagagtaaaaagaaagagaatgaTGAAGCAAAAGAGACTCCAGCCGAAAAGAATGAGAACTCAGAGTTGAAATCTTCGAAAGACACAGATACTCAAGCTTCTTCTACAGAAAATCCCACTGATAAAAATCTGCAAACAAATTCATTGCAAACAGAATCAAATACAACGAAATTGACAAAACCGTGGACATacacagaaacaaaagagctATTTGACCTCTGTCGAACATTTGAACTAAAATGGCCAATAGTCTATGACCGTTTCCTGTCTACTGGTCGCAGCTTAGAAGATTTAAAGCAACACTTTTACACTGTTTGCAGCaaaattttgcaaagaTCTGAAACTCCGAATAAAAACCTTTTGGATAGCTTGCAGTCTTTTTccaaagagaaggagattGAGCGGAAACAATACCTCGAAAACTTGTTACTCAGGACACCTGCAGAAATTGCCGAAGAGGAATCTCTCGTTATTGAAGCCAGACGATTTGAGTTGGCAGCTAAAAAGATGTTGATGGAAAGGTCAAATTTGCTTGTATTACTCGACTCACCGCAATCGGCGCATAATGTTGCCCAATACCAATCTTCGCAAGGAATCACAAATCTTTATAATAACCTCATGTTATATgataaacaacaaaagaagaagcagctGCAAAAAGTTTCTGCACCTGATCCGGTACCTCCCCCAATTCCACCAGCAGCATCATCGTCATTTAAACGTGAAAGAACATTCCAGACGCTGTTACAACAATACTTGTCGAATATGCTTAAACAGAACTATCACACGACCGCTGCAATGAAGCAAGAGGCAGGCGCTATTCACGACCTTTTATTGAGAAAGTTGACAcagaaagaggaagaggcgTATGGATTACATTATCATGGAACCGAAAAGTTGACTCCCGGGGTTTCGCTTCGATCTCAACAACGATTACCGGgtttgcaacaaaaacagtCTGTGTTGAAACTGGTTAGTGCTTTGCTTCAAGAGCTCGATATACCAACAGGAGGTGGAAGCGCAATGCGACCAATAATGCCAACACGAAAAACCATGGCAAAGTACGACGAACTCTTGAGAGCAATGGTGACTTTGCTTGACTTGAAGAAGGCAAGAGATAAGCTTGAAGCAGAAATTGGATTGATCAAAAGTCAGCGTGATTTACAATAA